A single window of Tenrec ecaudatus isolate mTenEca1 unplaced genomic scaffold, mTenEca1.hap1 Scaffold_257, whole genome shotgun sequence DNA harbors:
- the LOC142436399 gene encoding translationally-controlled tumor protein-like has translation MIIYRDLISRDELFSDMYKIWEITGGLCLEVEGTMVRRAQGHIYDALIGGNASAEGTEGDGPEHKVVTDVDIVMNHHLQETSFTKEAYKRYIKDYMKSLKGKLEERKPERMKPFMTANFKKYQFFQGENTIPDGMVALLDYCEGGGTPYMIFFKDGLEMEKC, from the coding sequence ATGATCATCTACCGGGACCTCATCAGCCGAGATGAGCTGTTCTCTGACATGTACAAGATCTGGGAGATCACGGgcgggctgtgtctggaagtggagggCACCATGGTCCGCAGGGCCCAAGGCCACATCTATGACGCGCTCATCGGCGGCAACGCGTCCGCCGAAGGCACCGAGGGCGACGGGCCCGAGCACAAGGTGGTCACCGACGTGGACATCgtcatgaaccatcacttgcaggaGACCAGCTTCACCAAGGAGGCCTACAAAAGGtacatcaaggactacatgaaatccCTCAAAGGCAAGCTGGAGGAGCGGAAGCCGGAACGCATGAAGCCCTTTATGACCGCCAATTTCAAGAAGTACCAGTTCTTTCAGGGCGAGAACACGATTCCCGACGGCATGGTGGCCCTGCTGGACTACTGCGAGGGCGGCGGGACCCCGTACATGATCTTCTTCAAGGACGGCTTAGagatggagaagtgctga